The nucleotide window CGACGAAGTCCTTGTTCATCTCAAGCAATCTGCCTGTGGGAAGATTCGATGTAGCGATCGAAGAAGTTCACGATATCGTCATAGCATTCGACCGAAACCATCAGAGATCTCACGCGCGATATGTTCACCCACCTGCGCGTGTACCACGTAAGCTGTTTGCGCATGCGAAGGCTGGCCGTCCGTTCGCCGAGATCTTCGATCAATAATCGTGCGAAACCGAGACACGTATCGATCTTAGTCTGCAAATCGGGCTCTCCCGGATCAGGTAGTCCACGCAGTACAGCATCTACTCTGCCAAACATCCACGGCGCACCCATGGCGGCCCGCGCAATCATGACAAGGTCGCATCCGGTCTGCTCTATCATGTTCACGGCATCCTGGGGCTCGCATATATCACCGCTGCCGACGACCGGAATCGACACCTGCTGCTTCAGCTCAGCTATTTTGGACCAGTCCGATTTGCCGCTGAAGCCGGATGCTTTGGTTCGCGGGTGAAGAGTCAGCATCGCAACACCGCAATCCTCCGCGAGCTTTCCAACTTCGATGAAGTTCGTACTCTCGCGATCCCATCCGGACCGGAATTTCATCGACAAAGGAATGTCGACCGCCTTGACCGCTGCCGAGAGCAACGCCTCAGTCAGCGTGAGATCCTTCAGGAGAGCCGCACCGCCGCATTTGCTAACGATTTTTCTCGCCGGACAACCGAAATTGAGATCGATCATGTCGACCCCTCGGTCTGCCACGAGTTTGCAGGCATCGGCGAGCGCAGAGGGAGTGCTTCCGAAGAGCTGGATCGAAACCGGGCGTTCCGATTCACGAAACCGTAACATATTGAGCGTTTTATGGTTGCCTCGCACCAACCCCTCGGCCGAAATCATTTCGGACACAACGAGAGAAGCTCCATGTTCTCTGGCGGTCATTCTGTAGGCCGAACCGGAGATATTTGCGAGTGGTGCCGAAACGACCTTTCCGCTTAGACTTAAGTTTCCGATTATCATTCCGACAATATAAGGGTGTAAGGCGAGCCGGGCAAGGGGAAAAGGTCCGCAACTTACCGTACAACTTTGCATTAGACTACATACAACTTGCCTCCAGAAAGGAGCGCTATCATGCCCGAGATAGTAGTAAAGTTTGACAACCGGGTGGTTGAGCGCGTGGTAACGGAGAAGGAGTTCCTCTCGATAGGACGTACATCCGACAATGACATCGTGCTCGACAATCGAGGTGTGTCACGTAAGCATGCACGCATCGATTTCTCTGGAAAGGAGGCGCTGCTGATTGACAACGAGAGCCTCAACGGCACATTTGTCAACAGCAAGAAGGTCGCCGAGGAGAGGCTGCGGGACAACGATGTGATTACCATTGGGAAGTTTGATCTGGAATACCATTGCGGTACAGAGACAGATGAGAAAATGTCTGACCACGATGGCACGATGATTCTTAATACGAAGCGTCAACGCGATATGGTCAAGAAGGACCAACAGGACCAGCAGATAGTGAGAAAGGCTGGGTGCTCTGTCTTGATGGGTCTTGAAAACTCCAGCGATGCGGAAGTTCAACTGGACAGAGATGTTCTGACCCTTGGAAAATCCAAGTACGTCAGCATTAAAGTCCGAGGATGGTTTACGTCCGGCATCCAGGCAAAGATAGTCCGCGAGGGACAGGAGTTCTTCATCATCAACACAGGTCGTGCCGGCAGAACGAAGCTTAATGGCGAAATGATTCAGCGACACGGGCTGAGAAACGGAGATATATTACAGGTAGGGAACACAACATTCCGATTCATAGAGGCAACCTGAGCATGAAAATAGGGTTTTTCTCCGACATCCATTCTAATCTTGAAGCATTGGAAGCCTGCTTTGCCGACTTTAGAAAAGAAAAACTCCGCAAGCTTTTCTTTTTAGGCGATATTATTGGCTACGGTCCCGATCCGAACAAGTGCATCGCACTTGTACATAAGAAAGCAGATGCCATACTCCTGGGCAATCATGATGCCGCCGCAGTGGGACTTCTCAGCACTGACTTTTTCAATACTTATGCACAGGCATCGATGGACTACACGACTCAGGTTTTGACTCCAGAGAATCTCAATCGCCTCAAGATGAGTCCACTTGAGGCGACCTATGACATTTTCAAGATGGTGCATGCCTGTCCTGAGGAGCCGGCGAGCTGGGGATACATACTTGATCTGGAGGACGCTGAAGAGAATTTCAAATTCTTCGAGCAACAGGTCTGTGTGATCGGCCACAGTCACCGGCCCATAATTATCAAGAAATTCAGGGCAAATCGCTGCGAAGCGGTGCCTCACGACTTTGCTCGAATCGACGAAGATTACCGTTATCTGGTAAACATCGGAAGTGTTGGGCAGCCGCGCGACAACGACCCGCGGTCCAGTTATATGATATTTGACACTGA belongs to Candidatus Zixiibacteriota bacterium and includes:
- a CDS encoding FHA domain-containing protein; its protein translation is MPEIVVKFDNRVVERVVTEKEFLSIGRTSDNDIVLDNRGVSRKHARIDFSGKEALLIDNESLNGTFVNSKKVAEERLRDNDVITIGKFDLEYHCGTETDEKMSDHDGTMILNTKRQRDMVKKDQQDQQIVRKAGCSVLMGLENSSDAEVQLDRDVLTLGKSKYVSIKVRGWFTSGIQAKIVREGQEFFIINTGRAGRTKLNGEMIQRHGLRNGDILQVGNTTFRFIEAT
- the dusB gene encoding tRNA dihydrouridine synthase DusB → MIIGNLSLSGKVVSAPLANISGSAYRMTAREHGASLVVSEMISAEGLVRGNHKTLNMLRFRESERPVSIQLFGSTPSALADACKLVADRGVDMIDLNFGCPARKIVSKCGGAALLKDLTLTEALLSAAVKAVDIPLSMKFRSGWDRESTNFIEVGKLAEDCGVAMLTLHPRTKASGFSGKSDWSKIAELKQQVSIPVVGSGDICEPQDAVNMIEQTGCDLVMIARAAMGAPWMFGRVDAVLRGLPDPGEPDLQTKIDTCLGFARLLIEDLGERTASLRMRKQLTWYTRRWVNISRVRSLMVSVECYDDIVNFFDRYIESSHRQIA
- a CDS encoding metallophosphatase family protein, with the protein product MKIGFFSDIHSNLEALEACFADFRKEKLRKLFFLGDIIGYGPDPNKCIALVHKKADAILLGNHDAAAVGLLSTDFFNTYAQASMDYTTQVLTPENLNRLKMSPLEATYDIFKMVHACPEEPASWGYILDLEDAEENFKFFEQQVCVIGHSHRPIIIKKFRANRCEAVPHDFARIDEDYRYLVNIGSVGQPRDNDPRSSYMIFDTETRIVSIKRVEYDYQKTQMKMKKAKLPQFLVDRIAVGR